From the Solibacillus sp. FSL R5-0449 genome, one window contains:
- the secE gene encoding preprotein translocase subunit SecE, with amino-acid sequence MSKVTNFLQEVGSEMRKTSWPKRKELTKYTVVVISTVIVMALFFTVIDLGISELFRWFLSL; translated from the coding sequence ATGAGTAAAGTAACAAACTTTCTGCAAGAAGTCGGCTCGGAAATGCGCAAAACAAGTTGGCCGAAACGTAAAGAGTTAACGAAGTATACGGTAGTAGTTATTTCAACGGTTATCGTGATGGCGTTATTCTTTACTGTAATAGATTTAGGAATCTCAGAATTATTCCGTTGGTTCTTGTCTCTGTAA
- the cysS gene encoding cysteine--tRNA ligase has product MTIQIFNSLTRQKEPFIPLEEGKVKMYVCGPTVYNYIHIGNSRPVIVYDTVRRYLQYAGYEVKFVSNFTDVDDKIIKAANELGEETSVLTNRFIAAYFEDITALGCQKADAHPRVTEHMDDIIAFIKVLIDKGYAYESQGDVYYRTRKFNGYGKLSHQSIDDLKVGARIEAGEKKEDPLDFALWKAAKAGEIKWASPWGEGRPGWHIECSVMAREHLGDTIDIHAGGQDLTFPHHENEIAQSEAHNDTTFARYWMHNGYINIDNEKMSKSLGNFILVNDIRKQIDPQVLRFFMLSVHYRNPINFAQDLVEAAKSGLDRIRTSYTNVEHRLSSSASLGDNSEQWLEKISQIKVDFENAMNDDFNTANAVSALFELSHIANVYLNEANTDKEVLQAILTMFDTIGNVLGIHIKVEAGLLDEEIEALIEERNQARKNRDFARSDEIRDQLLGMDIVLEDTRQGTRWKRGQ; this is encoded by the coding sequence ATGACGATTCAAATTTTCAATTCGTTGACAAGACAAAAAGAACCATTTATTCCGTTGGAGGAAGGTAAAGTAAAAATGTATGTATGCGGACCAACTGTATACAATTACATTCATATTGGAAATTCCCGCCCGGTAATCGTCTATGATACTGTACGCCGCTATTTACAATATGCAGGTTATGAAGTGAAGTTCGTTTCAAACTTTACCGATGTAGATGACAAAATTATTAAAGCAGCGAATGAGTTGGGTGAAGAAACTTCTGTATTAACAAATCGTTTTATTGCTGCTTATTTTGAAGATATTACGGCACTGGGATGCCAAAAGGCGGATGCCCACCCGCGTGTAACAGAGCATATGGATGATATTATCGCGTTTATTAAAGTGCTGATCGACAAAGGCTATGCATATGAATCGCAAGGTGATGTTTATTACCGTACACGTAAATTTAATGGTTACGGAAAGTTAAGTCACCAATCGATTGATGATTTAAAAGTAGGAGCGCGTATTGAAGCGGGTGAGAAAAAGGAAGACCCGTTGGATTTCGCATTATGGAAAGCTGCAAAAGCAGGTGAAATCAAGTGGGCATCACCATGGGGAGAAGGACGTCCTGGATGGCATATTGAATGTTCTGTAATGGCGCGCGAGCACTTAGGCGATACAATCGACATTCACGCAGGCGGACAGGATTTAACATTCCCTCACCACGAAAACGAAATTGCCCAATCCGAAGCGCATAACGATACAACATTTGCGCGTTATTGGATGCATAACGGCTATATTAATATTGATAATGAAAAAATGTCAAAATCACTTGGTAACTTTATTTTAGTGAATGATATTCGCAAGCAAATCGATCCGCAAGTATTGCGTTTCTTTATGCTGTCAGTACATTACCGCAACCCGATTAACTTCGCTCAGGATTTGGTGGAAGCAGCGAAAAGCGGATTGGACCGTATTCGTACATCGTATACGAATGTCGAGCACCGTCTGTCTTCTTCTGCAAGTTTAGGGGATAACAGCGAACAGTGGCTTGAAAAAATCAGTCAGATTAAAGTTGATTTTGAAAATGCGATGAACGATGACTTTAATACAGCCAATGCGGTTTCGGCATTATTTGAACTTTCCCATATTGCTAATGTGTATTTAAACGAAGCGAATACGGATAAAGAAGTATTACAGGCAATTTTAACGATGTTTGATACAATTGGAAATGTATTAGGTATTCATATAAAAGTAGAAGCAGGCTTACTCGATGAAGAAATCGAGGCATTAATTGAAGAACGTAACCAAGCCCGTAAAAACCGTGATTTTGCCCGTTCAGATGAAATCCGCGACCAGCTTTTGGGCATGGATATTGTTCTTGAAGATACTCGTCAAGGTACACGCTGGAAACGAGGACAGTAA
- a CDS encoding acetate uptake transporter — protein sequence MNNTKEVKISTADPSAIGLFGLAIVTFVASTQKLGWTEGLGLVIPWAIFLGGIAQFYASVLDSKHNNTFGTTAFGAYGLFWMGVGMSWFVQAGVFGATLQASADTTQLGVVYLGYLIFTLFMTIGAAETNKVLFAIFVMIDFLFIGLALSSFGIMEHGMHLLAAYSELIIALLSFYGAGANVLNKHFGFNFLPIGKPFGIFTREAFLKKEKAVKA from the coding sequence TTGAATAATACAAAAGAAGTAAAAATTTCTACTGCTGACCCGTCTGCAATTGGTTTATTCGGTTTGGCGATTGTAACATTTGTAGCTTCCACTCAAAAATTAGGCTGGACAGAAGGCTTAGGTTTGGTTATTCCTTGGGCAATATTTTTAGGCGGTATTGCACAATTTTACGCATCGGTCTTAGACTCAAAGCATAATAATACATTTGGTACGACGGCATTTGGCGCATATGGCTTGTTTTGGATGGGTGTAGGTATGAGCTGGTTCGTTCAGGCCGGTGTATTTGGTGCAACATTGCAGGCATCTGCTGATACAACTCAGCTCGGTGTTGTGTATTTAGGTTATTTAATCTTTACCCTATTTATGACGATTGGTGCAGCTGAAACAAATAAAGTTCTATTCGCCATCTTTGTAATGATCGACTTCCTATTTATCGGTCTGGCATTGAGCTCATTTGGAATTATGGAGCACGGCATGCATTTACTTGCTGCCTACTCAGAGTTAATCATTGCTCTTTTATCATTTTACGGTGCGGGAGCCAATGTACTGAACAAGCATTTCGGCTTTAACTTCCTGCCGATCGGCAAACCTTTTGGCATTTTCACAAGAGAAGCATTTTTAAAGAAAGAAAAAGCGGTAAAAGCATAA
- the ispF gene encoding 2-C-methyl-D-erythritol 2,4-cyclodiphosphate synthase: MFRIGQGFDVHEFAEGRPLILGGITIPHERGLVGHSDADVLLHTVTDAALGAIGEGDIGRHFPDTDPEWKDADSAKLLEFIWKMVEERGYKLGNVDCTIMAQRPKMAPYISQMQNRIAQLLNAEPSQVNVKATTTEKLGFVGREEGIAAMATILLVKA, from the coding sequence ATGTTTCGAATTGGACAAGGATTTGACGTTCACGAATTTGCAGAAGGACGTCCATTAATTTTAGGTGGTATTACAATTCCTCATGAGCGCGGCTTAGTAGGCCATTCGGATGCCGATGTACTTTTACATACAGTTACAGATGCTGCATTAGGTGCAATTGGTGAAGGGGATATAGGTCGTCACTTCCCTGATACAGATCCGGAGTGGAAAGATGCGGATTCGGCAAAGTTACTTGAATTCATTTGGAAAATGGTTGAAGAGCGCGGATACAAATTAGGGAATGTAGATTGTACGATTATGGCACAGCGTCCGAAAATGGCTCCATATATTTCACAAATGCAAAACCGAATCGCACAACTATTGAATGCGGAACCTTCGCAAGTAAATGTAAAGGCGACAACAACAGAGAAGTTAGGTTTTGTCGGACGTGAAGAAGGAATCGCAGCAATGGCAACAATTCTGTTAGTTAAAGCATAA
- the ispD gene encoding 2-C-methyl-D-erythritol 4-phosphate cytidylyltransferase: MRYEVVLPAAGSGKRMGAGQNKLFLNLVDKPILIHTLLVFEQDENCTGIWLAVKDEERPFIQSLIEKYNIAKVKGMPTGGEERQHSVHSCIKEMNAVDVVLVHDAARPFITIPKIAELAKVAYEKGAAIAGVRAKDTMKVVHNGLIKETVDRESLWMVQTPQAFRYDLLAEAEDAAEKAGFLGTDEAMLVERLGHDIHIVECSYENVKMTTQEDLIFGEAILKQRK; the protein is encoded by the coding sequence TTGCGTTATGAAGTCGTTTTGCCGGCAGCAGGAAGCGGAAAGCGCATGGGTGCCGGGCAAAATAAACTATTTTTAAACTTAGTTGATAAACCAATTTTAATTCATACACTTCTTGTTTTTGAACAAGATGAAAACTGTACAGGAATTTGGCTTGCTGTTAAAGATGAGGAACGTCCATTTATTCAGTCGCTCATCGAAAAATATAATATTGCTAAAGTAAAAGGTATGCCTACAGGTGGTGAAGAACGCCAACATTCAGTGCATTCATGCATTAAAGAAATGAATGCAGTGGATGTTGTCCTTGTTCATGATGCGGCAAGACCGTTTATTACGATTCCGAAGATTGCCGAGCTTGCAAAAGTTGCATATGAAAAAGGGGCAGCGATTGCAGGGGTTCGGGCAAAAGATACGATGAAGGTCGTCCATAATGGCCTAATTAAAGAAACGGTTGACCGTGAGTCGTTATGGATGGTTCAAACACCGCAAGCGTTCCGTTACGATTTATTGGCAGAAGCTGAAGATGCAGCTGAAAAGGCAGGTTTTTTAGGGACGGATGAAGCGATGCTCGTCGAACGTTTAGGTCATGATATTCATATCGTGGAATGCAGTTATGAAAATGTAAAAATGACAACGCAGGAAGATCTGATTTTTGGGGAAGCTATTTTAAAACAGCGAAAATAA
- the nusG gene encoding transcription termination/antitermination protein NusG — MEKNWYVVHTYSGYENRVKANLEKRVETMGMQDKIFRVIVAEHEEIDVKEDGKKKAVMRKIFPGYVLVELIMTDDAWYVVRNTPGVTGFIGSSGGGVKPTPLLPEEAERLLAQMGMNETLLGEVEITVGEVVEVLEGPFAHFQGRVEEVDVEKAKLKVLVDMFGRETVMELDFNQVQKI, encoded by the coding sequence ATGGAGAAAAATTGGTATGTAGTTCATACGTATTCTGGTTATGAAAACCGAGTAAAAGCAAATCTTGAAAAACGTGTTGAAACGATGGGAATGCAAGATAAAATTTTCCGTGTAATCGTAGCTGAGCATGAAGAAATCGATGTAAAAGAAGACGGTAAGAAAAAAGCGGTAATGCGTAAAATCTTCCCTGGTTACGTTTTAGTAGAATTGATTATGACAGATGATGCTTGGTATGTCGTTCGTAATACACCTGGTGTTACAGGATTTATCGGTTCTTCAGGCGGCGGTGTAAAACCGACTCCATTATTACCGGAAGAAGCGGAACGCCTGCTTGCGCAAATGGGTATGAATGAAACATTATTAGGTGAAGTTGAAATTACTGTTGGTGAAGTTGTGGAAGTTCTTGAAGGACCATTTGCACATTTCCAAGGCCGCGTAGAAGAAGTAGACGTAGAAAAAGCGAAATTAAAAGTTCTTGTTGATATGTTCGGTCGCGAAACGGTAATGGAACTGGACTTTAACCAAGTTCAAAAAATATAG
- the sigH gene encoding RNA polymerase sporulation sigma factor SigH has product MVLRFEHLTDEELVEQVHLGNTDALDFLISKYRLFVKAKARSYFLIGADKEDIIQEGMIGLYKAIRDFKEDKLASFRAFAELCITRQIITAIKTATRQKHIPLNSYVSLDKPIYDEESERTLMDIITSPISDDPEYLMINREDYLYLEEKMGEVLSELEQQVLVRYLEGQSYNEISEELDRHVKSIDNALQRVKRKLERHLELKEMT; this is encoded by the coding sequence ATGGTACTACGTTTTGAACATTTGACAGATGAAGAGCTTGTAGAACAAGTGCATCTTGGCAATACAGATGCGCTAGATTTTTTAATTTCAAAATACCGATTGTTTGTTAAGGCAAAAGCGCGGTCGTATTTTTTAATTGGTGCGGATAAAGAAGATATCATACAAGAAGGAATGATTGGCTTATATAAGGCGATTCGGGATTTCAAGGAGGACAAGCTGGCGTCGTTCCGTGCCTTTGCGGAGCTTTGCATTACAAGGCAGATCATTACCGCAATTAAAACGGCTACTAGACAAAAGCATATTCCGCTAAATTCATATGTTTCCTTAGATAAGCCAATTTACGATGAAGAGTCGGAGCGTACGCTTATGGATATTATTACGAGTCCGATTTCGGACGATCCGGAGTATTTGATGATCAATCGTGAAGATTATCTTTATTTGGAAGAGAAGATGGGTGAAGTATTGAGCGAACTCGAACAGCAAGTGCTGGTTCGTTATTTGGAAGGACAATCCTATAATGAAATTTCTGAAGAATTGGACCGCCATGTAAAATCCATCGATAATGCATTACAGCGAGTGAAGCGTAAATTGGAGCGTCATCTTGAATTAAAAGAAATGACTTAA
- the rplK gene encoding 50S ribosomal protein L11, with the protein MAKKVIKVVKLQIPAGKANPAPPVGPALGQAGVNIMGFCKEFNARTADQAGLIIPVEISVFEDRSFTFITKTPPAAVLLKVAAGIQSGSGEPNRKKVATVKRDKVREIAEQKMPDLNAASVEAAMLMVEGTARSMGITIED; encoded by the coding sequence GTGGCTAAAAAAGTTATTAAAGTTGTAAAACTTCAAATCCCTGCTGGTAAAGCAAACCCAGCGCCACCGGTTGGTCCTGCATTAGGTCAAGCAGGTGTAAACATTATGGGATTCTGTAAAGAATTTAACGCTCGTACTGCTGATCAAGCTGGTCTTATCATTCCAGTTGAAATTTCAGTATTTGAAGACCGTTCATTCACTTTTATTACAAAAACTCCGCCAGCTGCAGTACTACTTAAAGTAGCTGCTGGTATCCAATCTGGATCTGGTGAACCAAATCGTAAAAAAGTCGCAACGGTTAAACGTGATAAAGTTCGCGAAATCGCTGAACAAAAAATGCCAGACCTTAACGCTGCTTCAGTTGAAGCTGCTATGTTAATGGTTGAAGGTACTGCGCGAAGCATGGGTATTACGATCGAAGACTAA
- the rpmG gene encoding 50S ribosomal protein L33 has translation MAKKVVLSCEKCGSRNYNVPKKEGATERLELKKFCSHCNEHTMHKQTL, from the coding sequence ATGGCAAAGAAAGTCGTTTTAAGTTGTGAAAAATGCGGTTCAAGAAACTACAATGTCCCGAAAAAAGAAGGGGCAACCGAGCGTTTAGAACTGAAGAAATTTTGCTCTCATTGCAATGAGCATACAATGCATAAACAAACGTTATAA
- a CDS encoding PIN/TRAM domain-containing protein has protein sequence MLKKIIQVAFLFIGGALGLIFLPPLYAFMNLSSNPWLNNPYFSVAIGAALLFVLSFALSDYFVKLITWLEEVLFKLPAADLLFGTLGLIVGLCVATLVGVAINQMNIPVITDVVPAILSIVLGYLGFRLGFSKRDELLQIFSGKSTKKRQNDGSIKEAQEQQYKLLDTSVIIDGRIADISTTGFVEGILVVPQFVLTELQHIADSSDTLKRTRGRRGLDILKRLQDERASKVLITEVDFEDVSEVDLKLVRLAKNMSAQILTNDFNLNKVCELHRVQVLNINDLANAVKPVVIPGEDMQVVVIKDGKEHNQGVAYLDDGTMIVVEGGRSYIGQAITVTVTSVLQTSAGRMIFAKPKED, from the coding sequence ATGTTGAAGAAAATAATTCAAGTAGCATTTTTATTTATCGGTGGAGCATTAGGCCTTATTTTCTTACCGCCCTTATATGCATTCATGAACTTATCATCCAATCCTTGGCTTAATAATCCATACTTCAGTGTTGCGATAGGTGCTGCTTTGTTATTCGTTTTATCGTTTGCGTTATCTGATTACTTTGTAAAATTAATTACTTGGTTAGAGGAAGTATTATTTAAATTACCTGCAGCGGATTTACTGTTTGGTACACTCGGTTTAATCGTGGGACTATGCGTAGCAACATTGGTCGGTGTCGCAATCAACCAAATGAACATTCCTGTTATTACCGATGTTGTTCCAGCTATTTTATCCATTGTTCTCGGCTATCTCGGTTTCCGGTTAGGATTCAGTAAACGGGATGAGCTGTTGCAGATCTTTTCCGGGAAGTCCACGAAAAAGCGTCAAAATGACGGTTCTATCAAGGAAGCTCAGGAGCAGCAGTACAAATTACTTGATACGAGTGTCATCATTGATGGACGTATTGCCGATATTTCAACAACAGGCTTTGTTGAAGGGATTTTGGTCGTGCCTCAGTTTGTATTAACGGAACTGCAGCATATTGCGGATTCGTCTGATACATTGAAGCGTACACGTGGCCGCAGAGGACTTGATATTTTAAAACGTCTTCAGGATGAACGTGCGTCTAAAGTGCTTATTACGGAAGTTGATTTTGAAGATGTATCTGAAGTGGACTTAAAGCTTGTTCGCTTAGCGAAAAATATGAGTGCTCAAATACTGACGAATGATTTTAACTTAAATAAAGTTTGTGAACTGCACCGGGTACAAGTATTGAATATTAATGATTTGGCAAATGCGGTGAAACCGGTCGTTATTCCGGGTGAAGATATGCAAGTTGTTGTCATAAAAGACGGAAAAGAACACAATCAAGGTGTTGCCTATTTAGATGACGGAACAATGATTGTTGTAGAAGGCGGCCGCAGTTATATTGGACAGGCGATTACAGTTACGGTAACAAGCGTCCTTCAGACATCAGCGGGGCGTATGATTTTCGCCAAGCCAAAAGAAGATTAG
- the rlmB gene encoding 23S rRNA (guanosine(2251)-2'-O)-methyltransferase RlmB, whose protein sequence is MAEKRQQNRKPRDFKGRDKKADTFKTHEKKQQEKPQSAQEELTGEMIAGKNPVLEALRAGREINKLWIAEGVKKTGVQELMDLAKEQGVLVQFVPKQKVDKLAENHQGIVASVAAYDYAELDDLFNAAKAKNEDPFFLILDELEDPHNLGSIMRTADAIGAHGIIIPKRRAVGLTAVVAKASTGAIEHVPVVRVTNLAQTVDELKDRGVWIAGTDAKGSADYRKMDATLPLALIIGSEGKGMSRLLKDKCDFLYHLPMVGHVTSLNASVAAALLMYEVYRKRQEANG, encoded by the coding sequence ATGGCAGAGAAAAGACAGCAAAATCGTAAACCAAGAGATTTTAAAGGACGCGATAAAAAAGCAGATACTTTTAAAACTCATGAGAAAAAGCAACAAGAAAAACCGCAATCTGCCCAGGAAGAACTGACAGGAGAAATGATTGCAGGGAAAAATCCGGTACTTGAGGCACTACGCGCAGGCCGAGAAATCAATAAATTATGGATAGCTGAAGGCGTCAAAAAAACAGGTGTCCAGGAGCTGATGGACTTAGCAAAAGAGCAAGGTGTCCTTGTTCAGTTTGTACCGAAGCAAAAAGTAGACAAGCTTGCAGAAAATCATCAGGGAATTGTGGCATCGGTTGCGGCATATGACTATGCAGAATTGGATGATTTATTTAATGCGGCGAAGGCAAAAAACGAAGACCCGTTCTTTTTAATTTTGGACGAATTGGAAGATCCGCATAACTTAGGGTCGATTATGCGTACAGCCGATGCGATCGGTGCGCATGGTATCATTATTCCAAAGCGCCGTGCAGTCGGTTTAACGGCAGTTGTCGCCAAAGCTTCCACAGGTGCCATCGAGCATGTCCCTGTTGTGCGGGTTACCAATTTAGCCCAAACAGTGGATGAGCTGAAAGACCGCGGTGTATGGATTGCTGGGACAGATGCAAAAGGTTCGGCTGATTATCGTAAAATGGATGCAACATTACCGCTTGCATTAATTATTGGTAGTGAAGGTAAGGGAATGAGCCGTCTTTTGAAAGATAAATGTGACTTCTTATATCACTTGCCAATGGTTGGTCATGTAACATCATTGAATGCTTCCGTAGCAGCGGCATTACTTATGTATGAAGTGTACCGCAAACGACAAGAAGCTAACGGATGA
- the gltX gene encoding glutamate--tRNA ligase has product MTKTVRVRYAPSPTGFLHIGGARTALFNYLYAKHHNGTFVVRIEDTDIERNVEGGEASQLDNLRWLGIMPDESIDIGGPYAPYRQMERLDIYKEHAEKMLENGQAYKCFCTSEELEASREKQKAQGVAAPAYDGKCRHLTAEEVAEKEAAGIPHTIRMRVPENVTYQFTDLVRGEVSFESKDIGDWVLVKANGIPTYNYAVVLDDHFMEITHVFRGEEHLSNTPKQMMIFDAFGWEYPQYGHMTLIVNEERKKLSKRDESIIQFVTQYKDLGFLPEAMFNFFALLGWSPEGEEEIFSHDEFVKLFDEKRLSKSPSMFDKTKLTWMNNQYIKKMSHEEVVALALPHLQKAGLLPAELSEEQHAWASELIALYHEQMSFGAEIVELSSLFFTEEIAYDEEAKEVLAGETVPAVMASFKTQLEALESFDAASIKAAIKAVQKETGVKGKNLFMPIRVVTTGQTHGPELPNAIALLGKEKTIARVEKFAE; this is encoded by the coding sequence ATGACGAAAACAGTTCGCGTTCGTTATGCACCATCGCCAACAGGATTTTTACATATCGGTGGCGCACGTACAGCTTTATTCAACTATTTATATGCAAAACATCACAACGGTACTTTTGTAGTACGTATTGAAGATACAGATATTGAGCGTAATGTAGAGGGTGGGGAAGCTTCTCAACTTGATAATTTACGCTGGTTAGGTATTATGCCGGATGAGTCTATTGATATCGGCGGACCATATGCACCTTACCGTCAAATGGAGCGTCTTGATATTTACAAAGAGCATGCAGAAAAAATGCTTGAAAACGGACAAGCGTATAAATGTTTCTGTACTTCAGAGGAGCTTGAAGCATCACGCGAAAAACAAAAAGCGCAAGGTGTTGCTGCACCTGCATATGATGGAAAATGCCGTCATTTAACAGCAGAGGAAGTTGCTGAAAAAGAAGCTGCTGGTATCCCGCACACAATTCGTATGCGCGTTCCTGAAAATGTTACGTATCAGTTCACTGACTTAGTTCGCGGTGAAGTATCGTTCGAATCAAAGGATATCGGTGACTGGGTACTTGTTAAAGCAAACGGTATCCCAACATATAATTATGCGGTAGTGCTGGATGACCACTTCATGGAAATTACACATGTATTCCGCGGAGAAGAGCATTTATCAAACACACCAAAACAAATGATGATCTTTGACGCATTCGGATGGGAATATCCGCAATATGGTCATATGACATTAATCGTAAATGAAGAACGCAAAAAATTATCAAAACGTGATGAGTCAATCATCCAGTTCGTTACACAATATAAGGACTTAGGTTTCTTACCGGAAGCGATGTTTAACTTCTTTGCATTACTTGGCTGGTCACCTGAGGGAGAAGAGGAAATCTTCTCACACGATGAATTTGTAAAGCTTTTTGATGAAAAGCGTTTGTCGAAATCACCATCAATGTTCGATAAAACAAAACTGACATGGATGAACAACCAATATATTAAAAAAATGTCTCATGAAGAGGTAGTTGCTTTAGCGTTACCACATTTACAAAAAGCAGGCTTACTTCCAGCAGAGCTATCAGAAGAACAACATGCATGGGCTTCTGAATTAATCGCTCTTTACCATGAGCAAATGAGCTTCGGGGCAGAAATCGTAGAATTATCGAGCCTATTTTTCACAGAAGAAATTGCATATGATGAAGAAGCAAAAGAAGTGTTAGCTGGTGAAACTGTGCCGGCTGTTATGGCATCATTTAAAACACAATTAGAAGCTTTAGAATCTTTCGATGCCGCTTCAATTAAAGCAGCTATTAAAGCTGTACAAAAAGAAACAGGCGTAAAAGGTAAAAATCTATTTATGCCAATCCGTGTTGTGACAACTGGTCAAACACATGGTCCGGAATTGCCGAATGCGATAGCTTTATTAGGCAAGGAAAAAACAATTGCTCGTGTTGAAAAATTTGCAGAGTAA
- a CDS encoding Mini-ribonuclease 3 encodes MQNLTPHDVIQLNALALAYMGDAVLEQRIREHLILSGRAKPNTLHKEATKYVSAKSQSNIVHRMIEEKYLTEEEQAVFRRGRNAKSGSVPKNTDVRTYRNSSGFEAVLGFLFLSKEHQRANEIIDYAIEIVEQAKGV; translated from the coding sequence ATGCAAAATTTAACACCACATGATGTCATACAGTTAAATGCACTGGCGCTCGCTTATATGGGCGACGCCGTGCTTGAACAAAGAATTCGTGAACATTTAATATTGTCGGGTCGTGCCAAGCCTAACACATTGCATAAAGAAGCAACGAAATACGTTTCGGCCAAGTCCCAGTCCAATATTGTGCATCGCATGATCGAAGAGAAATATTTAACAGAAGAAGAGCAAGCTGTATTCCGTAGAGGACGCAATGCCAAATCAGGATCTGTTCCGAAAAATACAGATGTCCGCACATACCGTAATAGTTCTGGATTTGAAGCGGTTTTAGGCTTCTTATTCCTGAGCAAAGAACATCAACGCGCAAATGAAATAATCGATTACGCAATCGAAATTGTCGAACAGGCAAAAGGAGTGTAA
- a CDS encoding NYN domain-containing protein — protein sequence MQNILLVDGYNMIGAWSELRPLREPHFEDARDRLIERMAEYKAHTGWRVIVVFDAHLVPGTEQLYIQHAVEVLYTRKNETADERIEKLSNELKGRKIQIHVATSDMTEQNVVFGHGALRKSARELEIEMQIIQSKISSKVKESTDEKPASRIKLSKEVELQFEKWRRGLK from the coding sequence ATGCAAAACATATTGCTAGTAGACGGCTATAACATGATCGGTGCATGGAGTGAGCTTCGTCCGTTACGCGAGCCTCACTTCGAAGATGCACGTGACCGGTTAATTGAACGAATGGCGGAGTATAAAGCACATACTGGCTGGCGTGTTATCGTTGTATTTGACGCCCATCTAGTACCGGGCACGGAGCAACTGTATATTCAGCATGCCGTGGAAGTGCTTTATACCCGTAAAAACGAAACAGCGGACGAGCGCATTGAAAAATTATCGAACGAATTAAAAGGACGGAAAATCCAAATACACGTCGCAACTTCAGATATGACTGAACAAAATGTTGTATTTGGTCATGGTGCATTAAGGAAATCGGCCCGTGAGCTTGAAATTGAAATGCAAATTATTCAATCTAAAATTTCATCCAAAGTAAAAGAATCAACCGACGAAAAACCGGCCTCAAGGATTAAGCTATCAAAAGAAGTAGAACTGCAGTTTGAAAAATGGAGAAGAGGGCTCAAGTAA